The following are encoded in a window of Clostridium thermarum genomic DNA:
- the carB gene encoding carbamoyl-phosphate synthase large subunit codes for MGLDKSLKKVLIIGSGPIIIGQAAEFDYSGTQACKAIKEEGIETILVNSNPATIMTDTNIADKVYIEPLNMESIEAILAKERPQGILAGFGGQTALNLAMKLKDEGVLEKYGVKLLGINSESIKKAEDREAFKELMIEIGQPIPKSIIGTSLKQCFEFVEAVGFPVIIRPAYTLGGTGGGIAENWEALEEICARGIELSPIGQILLEQSVAGWKEIEYEVIRDSKDNCIIICNMENIDPVGIHTGDSIVVAPSQTLRDKEYHMLRKASIDIIRSLKIEGGCNVQFALDPYSSNYIVIEVNPRVSRSSALASKATGYPIAKIAAKIAIGYRLDELKNSVTGVSSACFEPTLDYVVVKIPKWPFDKFSRAERTLGTQMKATGEVMAINRSFEGALLKAVSSLEGMPKGLRYQKLEEMDEKDLIEKLKKQDDERLFVLAEAMRRGKTEEYLQQITKIDPWFIDAIKNIVQMEKDLEQYNGNSELIYKAQAMGFTDEEICDLTKLSSEDLKELRKHKAIYPVYKMVDTCSGEFESKTPYYYSCYEEEDEVVVSDKKKILVIGSGPIRIGQGIEFDYCCVHGVWAIKEAGYESIIVNNNPETVSTDFDTSDKLYFEPLYIDDVMNIINKEKPEGVIVQFGGQTAINLSEKLHKRGVKILGTQFNSIDLAEDRDKFRMLLEELDIPSPRGVVVASVEEAKSKAVELGYPVVVRPSYVIGGRAMEVVYDDVALTRYMEEAMSLCNGHAILMDKYIKGIEIEVDALCDGDNILIPGIMEHVERTGVHSGDSITIYPHISLSDETVEKLKYYTEKISKKLKVVGLINIQYVFDGNEVYVIEVNPRASRTVPILSKVTGVPMVSIAVQLMLGNKLSAMEYGTGLIKGSKLYAVKIPVFSGEKLADADMYLGPEMKSTGEVLGVDRVLDKAIYKAFVASGIKVITEGRVYVSLKDVDKEEGFEILKRYESLGFKFSGSEGTAKYLQQNGLQCQILNNKLALKEIASGNIQIVFNTPTSGNNINTEGFKIRRKAAEYRVTTFTCLDTFKFYLKAVMMKKAGETLEPKNLKEYLI; via the coding sequence ATGGGGCTTGATAAATCATTAAAAAAAGTTTTAATAATTGGCTCAGGGCCAATTATCATTGGCCAGGCAGCGGAGTTTGATTATTCAGGAACGCAGGCCTGTAAAGCAATTAAAGAAGAAGGGATAGAAACAATTCTTGTAAACAGCAATCCGGCAACAATTATGACGGATACTAACATAGCAGACAAGGTTTATATAGAACCCTTAAATATGGAGTCCATAGAGGCTATACTTGCAAAGGAAAGACCTCAGGGAATTTTAGCTGGTTTTGGAGGCCAAACTGCCCTAAACCTTGCAATGAAGCTAAAGGATGAAGGGGTCCTGGAAAAGTATGGAGTTAAACTTTTAGGAATAAACAGTGAATCCATAAAGAAGGCTGAGGACAGAGAAGCTTTTAAAGAATTAATGATTGAAATAGGTCAACCCATTCCTAAGAGCATAATTGGGACCAGCTTAAAGCAGTGTTTTGAGTTTGTTGAAGCTGTAGGTTTCCCGGTGATAATTAGGCCGGCCTATACCTTAGGGGGAACCGGTGGCGGAATTGCGGAGAACTGGGAAGCACTTGAGGAAATCTGCGCCAGAGGTATTGAGCTTAGTCCTATAGGACAAATACTTCTGGAACAAAGTGTGGCCGGATGGAAGGAAATTGAGTATGAAGTTATAAGAGATAGTAAAGATAACTGCATAATAATATGTAATATGGAAAACATAGATCCGGTAGGAATACACACCGGTGACAGTATTGTGGTAGCTCCCTCTCAAACCTTGAGGGATAAGGAATATCATATGCTCCGAAAGGCATCTATAGATATAATAAGAAGCTTAAAGATTGAGGGAGGATGCAACGTACAATTTGCACTGGATCCCTACAGCAGTAATTATATAGTAATTGAAGTAAATCCAAGGGTAAGCCGGTCTAGCGCATTAGCGTCAAAGGCCACAGGTTATCCCATTGCAAAAATTGCAGCAAAAATCGCCATTGGTTATAGGCTTGATGAGTTGAAAAACTCGGTAACGGGAGTATCCAGTGCTTGCTTTGAGCCTACACTGGACTATGTAGTAGTAAAGATACCAAAGTGGCCCTTTGACAAGTTCTCCAGGGCAGAAAGAACTCTTGGAACTCAGATGAAGGCTACCGGTGAGGTTATGGCAATAAACAGAAGCTTTGAGGGCGCACTGCTAAAGGCGGTAAGTTCTCTGGAAGGTATGCCTAAAGGCCTAAGATATCAGAAACTTGAAGAAATGGATGAAAAGGACCTCATTGAAAAGCTGAAAAAGCAGGATGATGAGAGATTATTCGTTCTGGCAGAAGCCATGAGAAGAGGAAAGACCGAAGAATACCTTCAGCAAATTACAAAAATTGATCCATGGTTTATAGATGCAATAAAGAATATAGTTCAGATGGAAAAGGATTTGGAACAGTATAACGGTAATTCTGAGCTAATATATAAAGCCCAGGCAATGGGATTTACCGATGAAGAGATATGTGACTTAACGAAATTAAGCAGTGAGGACTTAAAAGAGTTAAGAAAGCATAAAGCCATATACCCGGTGTATAAAATGGTTGATACCTGCAGCGGAGAGTTTGAATCTAAAACCCCCTATTACTATTCCTGCTACGAAGAAGAGGATGAAGTAGTGGTTTCAGATAAGAAAAAGATCCTTGTTATAGGTTCCGGTCCTATAAGAATTGGACAGGGAATTGAATTTGACTACTGCTGCGTACACGGAGTTTGGGCAATTAAAGAAGCGGGATATGAATCAATAATAGTAAACAATAATCCTGAAACCGTAAGTACGGATTTTGATACCTCTGATAAGCTATACTTTGAACCGCTGTACATCGACGATGTGATGAATATTATAAACAAGGAAAAACCGGAAGGGGTAATTGTACAGTTTGGGGGGCAGACGGCTATTAATTTATCAGAAAAGCTTCATAAAAGAGGGGTGAAAATATTAGGTACCCAATTTAACTCCATAGACTTGGCGGAAGATAGAGACAAATTCAGAATGCTTTTAGAAGAACTGGATATACCAAGTCCTAGGGGAGTGGTAGTGGCTTCTGTAGAAGAGGCAAAATCTAAAGCCGTAGAACTTGGATACCCTGTTGTGGTTAGACCTTCCTATGTTATAGGAGGAAGGGCCATGGAGGTTGTCTATGATGATGTGGCCTTGACAAGATATATGGAAGAGGCTATGAGCCTTTGCAACGGTCATGCCATACTAATGGACAAATATATCAAGGGAATAGAAATAGAAGTGGACGCTCTTTGCGACGGTGACAATATTTTGATACCTGGCATTATGGAACATGTTGAAAGAACTGGAGTTCACTCCGGTGACAGCATAACTATTTATCCGCATATTTCATTGAGTGATGAAACTGTTGAAAAGTTAAAATATTATACTGAGAAAATTTCTAAGAAACTTAAGGTAGTGGGACTTATAAACATTCAGTATGTCTTTGATGGCAATGAGGTTTATGTAATAGAAGTAAATCCAAGAGCATCCCGCACAGTGCCAATATTGAGCAAGGTCACTGGAGTACCGATGGTATCCATAGCTGTACAGCTGATGCTGGGTAATAAGCTTTCAGCAATGGAATATGGCACTGGCTTGATAAAGGGATCTAAGCTGTATGCCGTTAAAATCCCGGTATTTTCTGGAGAGAAGCTGGCTGACGCAGACATGTATCTGGGGCCGGAGATGAAATCTACAGGTGAGGTTTTAGGGGTTGATAGAGTATTAGACAAGGCAATATATAAGGCTTTTGTAGCTTCTGGCATAAAGGTAATAACAGAAGGAAGGGTTTATGTATCCCTTAAAGACGTTGATAAAGAAGAGGGCTTTGAGATCTTAAAACGATATGAAAGCCTTGGTTTTAAATTTTCTGGTTCAGAAGGAACTGCAAAGTATTTACAACAGAATGGATTGCAGTGCCAAATCTTAAACAATAAGCTGGCTTTGAAAGAAATAGCATCAGGAAATATACAGATTGTGTTCAACACTCCTACAAGTGGTAACAATATAAACACTGAAGGATTTAAAATAAGACGTAAAGCTGCCGAATATAGGGTTACAACCTTTACCTGTCTTGATACCTTTAAGTTTTACTTAAAGGCTGTAATGATGAAAAAGGCTGGAGAAACTTTAGAACCAAAGAACTTAAAAGAGTACTTAATTTAA
- the carA gene encoding glutamine-hydrolyzing carbamoyl-phosphate synthase small subunit, which yields MEGLLYLEDGSIYKGKGFGKTGVSSGELVFNTSITGYQEILTDPSYAGQIITMTYPLIGNYGTNNKEKESTKVYARGFIVKNPSAKTSNYMSEKSIDDMLKEMGIVGIYDVDTRSITRKIRSLGAQKCVIANEYISTYEVKRIIEAEKNKVDNYTKEVSTDKYIHIEGKGIKVVVVDFGVKRNIINNLKERNCDITIVPYNVTFEEIRNINPQGVLLSNGPGDPKSVVEGITLAKKLIGKIPVFGICLGHQILSLALGGDTYKMKYGHRGGNHGVYDIERDKAYITSQNHGYAVSEQGLEKLGVIITHKNLNDGSVEGIRHRYYPVFSVQFHPEGAPGPIDTAYLFDKFVEISEGDGVKYGA from the coding sequence ATGGAAGGATTACTTTATCTCGAGGATGGTTCTATATACAAGGGAAAAGGCTTTGGAAAGACAGGTGTTTCCAGCGGTGAATTAGTGTTTAACACTTCCATTACCGGATATCAGGAAATTTTAACAGATCCTTCTTACGCCGGACAAATAATAACCATGACCTACCCTCTAATTGGTAACTATGGGACAAATAATAAAGAAAAAGAGTCAACTAAGGTATATGCAAGAGGCTTTATCGTAAAAAATCCTTCCGCAAAAACCTCAAACTACATGAGTGAAAAGAGCATTGATGATATGCTTAAAGAGATGGGGATTGTAGGAATTTATGATGTGGACACAAGAAGTATTACAAGAAAGATAAGAAGTCTTGGAGCACAAAAATGTGTTATAGCAAATGAGTATATTTCTACCTATGAGGTTAAAAGGATAATTGAAGCAGAAAAGAATAAGGTTGATAATTACACAAAGGAGGTTAGTACAGATAAGTACATTCATATAGAAGGTAAGGGCATCAAGGTTGTTGTAGTAGATTTTGGGGTTAAGAGAAATATAATAAACAATTTAAAAGAAAGAAATTGTGATATTACAATAGTACCTTACAACGTGACCTTTGAGGAAATAAGAAATATTAATCCTCAAGGGGTTTTATTGAGCAATGGACCGGGAGATCCCAAATCCGTTGTAGAAGGGATAACCTTAGCAAAAAAACTTATAGGCAAAATACCGGTTTTCGGCATATGTCTAGGGCATCAAATTTTATCTTTAGCATTGGGCGGAGATACCTATAAGATGAAATATGGACACAGAGGCGGAAATCACGGTGTATATGACATTGAGAGAGATAAGGCTTATATAACCTCTCAAAACCACGGCTATGCTGTTAGTGAGCAGGGTTTGGAAAAGCTTGGGGTCATAATTACTCATAAGAATCTGAATGATGGAAGTGTGGAGGGCATCAGACACAGATATTATCCTGTGTTTTCTGTTCAATTTCATCCGGAAGGTGCCCCAGGTCCAATAGACACGGCATATTTATTTGATAAATTCGTAGAGATCAGCGAAGGAGACGGAGTGAAATATGGGGCTTGA
- the pyrE gene encoding orotate phosphoribosyltransferase: MIIDILKQCEALLEGHFLLSSGRHSNMYCQCAKLLQYPDKAAEVLTVVAEKLMDVDFDLVVGPAMGGIIVAYELGRQCGKPAMFTEREEGKMTLRRGFKIKPGDKVVITEDVVTTGKSALEAIEVIKSRGGQVVGIACIVDRGTCKLEYPIYSSVKMDIESYEKEECPLCKEGIQYVKPGSRNIK, from the coding sequence ATGATTATAGATATATTAAAACAGTGTGAAGCATTATTGGAGGGACATTTTCTGCTGTCCAGCGGCAGGCACAGCAATATGTACTGCCAATGTGCAAAATTGTTACAGTATCCTGATAAGGCTGCTGAAGTATTGACTGTAGTGGCAGAGAAACTAATGGATGTGGACTTTGACCTAGTTGTGGGACCGGCAATGGGGGGAATCATTGTGGCCTATGAACTAGGAAGACAATGTGGTAAGCCGGCTATGTTTACTGAGAGAGAAGAAGGGAAAATGACTCTTAGAAGAGGCTTTAAAATTAAACCAGGGGATAAGGTTGTAATTACAGAGGATGTAGTTACTACAGGGAAATCTGCATTAGAAGCCATAGAAGTTATAAAAAGCCGTGGTGGACAGGTGGTTGGAATAGCCTGCATAGTAGACAGAGGAACCTGCAAGCTTGAATATCCTATATACAGTAGTGTAAAGATGGATATAGAAAGTTATGAAAAGGAAGAATGTCCATTATGCAAGGAAGGTATACAGTACGTAAAACCTGGCAGCAGAAATATTAAATAA
- a CDS encoding dihydroorotate dehydrogenase, producing MLSRNICGVKFKNPVIAASGTFGFGREYSEFYDVSLLGGICTKGLTLHKRDGNEGIRVYETRGGMLNSVGLQNPGIDEFIESELPFMDTLNTNIIVNVGGSNIEEYVEAVAKLSNTSVHMIELNISCPNVKSGGMAFGIKCDTAYEVVKEVRSVCKKPLIVKLSPNAEDIVAMAYRCREAGADALSLINTVKAMAIDIKKRKPVFENVFAGLSGPAVKPLALRMVYEVSKAVDIPVIGLGGIMSGIDAIEFIMAGATAVQIGTANFIKPDIAVDIIEEIRDFMYKEGLKSIDEIVGAAWT from the coding sequence ATGTTAAGTAGGAATATATGCGGAGTTAAATTTAAAAATCCGGTCATTGCAGCCTCCGGTACCTTTGGCTTTGGCAGGGAATATTCGGAGTTTTATGATGTGTCCTTACTGGGAGGTATTTGTACAAAGGGATTAACCTTACACAAGAGAGATGGGAACGAAGGCATAAGGGTATATGAGACCCGGGGCGGCATGCTAAACAGTGTTGGACTGCAAAACCCGGGCATAGATGAATTTATTGAAAGTGAGCTGCCCTTTATGGACACATTAAATACAAATATAATTGTCAATGTAGGAGGAAGCAATATTGAAGAGTATGTGGAGGCAGTAGCCAAGCTAAGCAATACCTCTGTGCATATGATAGAGCTTAATATATCCTGCCCTAATGTCAAAAGCGGTGGGATGGCTTTTGGTATTAAATGTGACACTGCCTATGAAGTTGTAAAGGAAGTAAGGTCAGTGTGTAAAAAGCCACTGATAGTAAAGCTTTCGCCCAATGCAGAGGACATCGTGGCCATGGCATATAGGTGTAGAGAGGCAGGAGCAGATGCACTTTCCCTGATAAATACCGTAAAGGCTATGGCCATCGACATAAAGAAGAGAAAACCGGTCTTTGAAAATGTCTTTGCAGGCCTTTCAGGACCTGCAGTGAAGCCACTAGCTCTTAGAATGGTCTATGAAGTATCAAAAGCTGTAGACATACCAGTAATAGGACTGGGAGGAATCATGTCCGGCATAGATGCCATAGAATTTATAATGGCAGGAGCCACAGCAGTACAAATTGGCACGGCAAACTTCATAAAGCCGGACATAGCTGTGGATATTATTGAAGAGATTCGTGATTTTATGTATAAGGAGGGCTTAAAGAGCATTGATGAGATTGTGGGAGCGGCATGGACTTAG
- a CDS encoding dihydroorotate dehydrogenase electron transfer subunit — protein sequence MPEYKSAKILDNEEVVSGIFKMTIETKIDHKIKPGQFYMLKCWETEPVLWRPISVSEVREDKLDFLYAVTGRGTEMLSRLKRGQELQVMGPLGNGFKTEDIKGRVALVSGGIGIAPMVELSKILHWAEVDLYAGFRCSIYAIDIIRPRVKNVYIATEDGSFGYKGYITEIFDAAKYDLVLCCGPEAMMEKVLKQCREVGTEIYVSMEKHMACGVGACLVCTCKTKGGNKRTCKEGPVFKGDDLVI from the coding sequence ATGCCGGAATACAAGAGTGCAAAGATCTTAGACAATGAGGAAGTAGTAAGCGGTATCTTTAAGATGACTATAGAAACTAAGATAGACCATAAAATAAAGCCGGGACAATTCTATATGCTTAAGTGCTGGGAAACAGAACCGGTGCTTTGGCGCCCCATCAGTGTCAGCGAAGTTAGAGAAGACAAGTTGGATTTTCTTTACGCCGTAACAGGAAGAGGTACGGAAATGCTCTCCAGGTTAAAGAGAGGACAAGAACTACAGGTTATGGGGCCCCTAGGTAATGGATTTAAGACAGAAGATATCAAGGGAAGGGTTGCCCTGGTAAGTGGAGGAATTGGCATTGCCCCAATGGTAGAACTGAGTAAAATACTTCACTGGGCGGAAGTAGACCTATATGCAGGCTTTAGATGTAGTATTTATGCCATAGATATCATAAGACCCAGAGTAAAAAATGTGTATATAGCCACTGAGGACGGAAGCTTTGGGTATAAGGGGTATATTACAGAAATATTCGATGCTGCTAAGTATGATCTAGTACTGTGCTGCGGACCTGAAGCTATGATGGAAAAGGTTCTGAAGCAGTGCCGAGAAGTAGGTACGGAAATATATGTATCCATGGAAAAGCATATGGCCTGTGGGGTTGGAGCTTGCCTTGTATGTACCTGCAAAACTAAAGGTGGAAACAAGAGGACATGCAAAGAAGGTCCGGTATTCAAGGGCGATGACCTAGTAATATAG
- the pyrF gene encoding orotidine-5'-phosphate decarboxylase yields MIIDKLFERVAQRGVVCVGLDTDFEYIPKSFADQFENLEDVIFEFNKRIIDSTLDTVGCFKVQIAYYEAYGLKGLRAYAKTLKYLRDMDAVIIADVKRGDIAKTAEMYAKAHFEGDFESDFITVNPYMGMDTIEPFLPYLKNKEKGLFALVRTSNRGAEDIQYINSLGGSKIYSIVGNKINSLGKYYLGSSGYSSIGAVVGCTHRSEAQELRKSLESTFFLIPGYGAQGGKAEDVALYLNRGNGGIVNSSRAVLLAYKGKDKGDEKFDIYSREEVIRMRKEIEETCSKLEGGLK; encoded by the coding sequence ATGATTATTGATAAGTTATTTGAAAGAGTAGCTCAAAGAGGAGTTGTATGCGTAGGCTTGGATACAGATTTTGAGTATATTCCTAAGAGCTTTGCAGATCAATTTGAAAACTTAGAGGACGTTATCTTTGAATTCAATAAGAGAATTATAGACTCCACTCTGGACACAGTAGGCTGCTTTAAGGTTCAAATTGCCTACTATGAGGCCTATGGTCTAAAAGGACTTAGGGCCTATGCTAAAACTTTGAAATACCTAAGGGATATGGATGCGGTAATTATTGCAGATGTAAAAAGAGGAGATATAGCAAAAACCGCGGAAATGTATGCCAAGGCCCATTTTGAAGGTGACTTTGAAAGTGATTTTATAACGGTAAATCCTTATATGGGTATGGATACAATAGAGCCTTTCCTACCCTATTTGAAGAATAAAGAAAAGGGACTGTTTGCCCTGGTCAGAACCTCTAACCGGGGGGCTGAGGATATACAGTACATCAACAGTTTGGGAGGAAGTAAAATCTATAGCATTGTAGGAAATAAAATAAACAGCTTAGGTAAATATTATCTAGGCTCCAGTGGATACAGCTCTATTGGGGCGGTAGTAGGTTGCACCCACCGAAGCGAAGCTCAGGAGTTGCGAAAGAGTTTGGAAAGTACCTTCTTCTTGATTCCGGGCTATGGAGCTCAAGGAGGAAAGGCTGAGGATGTTGCCCTATATCTAAACCGTGGAAATGGCGGTATTGTAAACTCCTCCAGAGCAGTTCTCCTAGCTTATAAAGGAAAAGATAAGGGTGATGAAAAATTTGATATCTATTCAAGAGAAGAAGTCATCAGAATGAGGAAGGAAATTGAGGAAACCTGCAGTAAGCTTGAGGGAGGACTGAAATAA
- a CDS encoding dihydroorotase — protein sequence MDLLIKNARIVDWSVDFLGDIYIKDGKIAEIGRDIIKEAETIDAKGMILMPAFIDLHCHFRDPGYTYKEDIGTGSKAAVRGGFTTVNLMANTNPVCSNMDTVNYVLEKGKQEALIDIHQCMSITRNLEGKDVSHLDELEAESGLVKLLSDDGKGVADSKIMMQAMIKAEKLGLIIMSHAESPDLSDVDMRLAENTMTWRDITLAKYTKCKLHLAHVSTKEAMEYVIEAKEAGNKITCEVTPHHIGLTDEINYRVNPPLRKEDDVEFLIEAIKRGYVDCIATDHAPHTAEDKAKGAPGISGIETAFAICYTKLVEEGHIGLSRLSDLMSKRPAEIMGIEKGKFQIGYEGDMVLVDIDTPYEIDVEKFKSKGKNSPFHGYKVKGTVLCTIKAGQVVYREEEFGL from the coding sequence ATGGATTTGTTAATTAAGAATGCAAGAATTGTTGACTGGAGCGTTGACTTTTTAGGGGACATATATATTAAAGATGGAAAGATTGCAGAAATAGGGAGAGATATTATTAAGGAAGCAGAAACAATTGACGCCAAAGGCATGATCTTAATGCCGGCCTTCATCGATTTACACTGCCACTTTAGAGACCCGGGCTATACTTATAAGGAAGATATAGGTACTGGCAGTAAGGCCGCAGTAAGAGGAGGATTCACTACAGTGAACTTAATGGCAAATACTAATCCGGTGTGCAGTAACATGGACACAGTCAATTATGTATTGGAAAAAGGCAAGCAGGAGGCATTGATAGACATACATCAGTGCATGTCTATAACCAGAAATCTTGAAGGTAAGGATGTAAGCCATTTAGATGAACTTGAAGCGGAAAGTGGGCTTGTAAAGTTGTTATCCGATGACGGAAAGGGTGTAGCAGACAGCAAGATCATGATGCAGGCTATGATTAAGGCAGAGAAGCTTGGACTTATAATAATGTCCCATGCAGAGAGTCCGGACCTAAGTGATGTAGATATGAGATTGGCGGAAAATACAATGACCTGGAGGGATATTACCCTGGCTAAGTACACAAAATGTAAACTCCATTTAGCCCATGTAAGCACTAAGGAAGCTATGGAATATGTGATTGAAGCTAAGGAAGCAGGAAATAAAATAACCTGTGAAGTTACACCCCATCATATAGGTCTCACAGATGAGATAAACTACAGAGTTAATCCTCCACTTAGAAAAGAAGATGACGTAGAGTTCCTAATCGAAGCTATAAAAAGAGGGTACGTTGATTGTATAGCCACAGACCATGCCCCACATACGGCAGAGGATAAGGCAAAAGGAGCACCGGGCATAAGCGGAATAGAAACAGCCTTTGCCATATGTTATACAAAGTTAGTGGAGGAGGGACATATCGGCTTGAGCAGATTGTCTGATCTTATGTCTAAGAGACCAGCAGAGATAATGGGCATAGAAAAAGGAAAATTCCAGATTGGTTATGAGGGAGATATGGTCTTGGTGGATATTGATACTCCTTATGAAATAGATGTTGAAAAATTCAAATCAAAGGGGAAAAACAGTCCCTTCCATGGATATAAGGTAAAGGGAACTGTATTATGTACCATTAAAGCAGGACAAGTTGTCTATAGAGAGGAAGAGTTTGGACTATGA
- a CDS encoding aspartate carbamoyltransferase regulatory subunit produces the protein MVTINSIKKGIVIDHITAGLGVKIFEYLKLNGADFTVALIMNAPSVKIGKKDIIKIENEIHVDFTVLGLIDPNITINIIENEIITQKIKLEIPTRVENVLICKNPRCVTSMEDYVPHVFHLVDYDNREYRCEYCDDIVRFKDI, from the coding sequence ATGGTTACCATAAACAGCATTAAGAAAGGTATTGTCATAGACCATATCACTGCAGGGCTAGGAGTAAAAATTTTTGAATATCTAAAGCTAAACGGAGCAGATTTTACAGTAGCTCTTATTATGAATGCACCCAGCGTAAAGATAGGGAAAAAAGACATAATTAAAATAGAAAATGAAATTCATGTAGACTTTACAGTATTGGGACTTATAGATCCCAACATAACCATAAACATTATAGAGAATGAGATTATAACCCAAAAGATTAAGTTGGAAATCCCCACCAGAGTGGAGAATGTACTTATATGCAAAAATCCTAGGTGTGTTACTTCTATGGAAGACTATGTGCCTCATGTATTCCATTTGGTTGACTATGATAACAGGGAATACCGCTGTGAGTACTGCGACGACATCGTAAGGTTTAAAGATATATAG
- the pyrB gene encoding aspartate carbamoyltransferase, whose amino-acid sequence MLKAKHLLDPMDFTLDELEETFKLADDIISNPQKFSHVCQGKILATLFYEPSTRTRFSFEAAMLRLGGNVIGFSEPNSSSVSKGESIADTIRTVACYADIAVIRHPKEGAPKIAAMNTTMPVINAGDGGHQHPTQTLTDLLTIRNIKGGLTNLTIGVCGDLKFGRTVHSLIKAMCRYENIKFVLISPEELKVPNYILSEVLKKNNIEYKETVTMEEVLGELDVLYMTRVQRERFFNEEDYVRLKDSYILDKDKLKYAKEDMIVLHPLPRVNEIAYEVDNDPRACYFKQAQYGMYVRMALISKLLGVR is encoded by the coding sequence ATGTTAAAAGCAAAACATCTATTAGATCCAATGGACTTTACCTTGGATGAATTAGAGGAAACTTTTAAATTAGCAGACGATATCATTTCAAATCCACAGAAATTTTCTCATGTATGCCAAGGGAAAATTTTAGCCACTCTATTTTACGAACCCAGTACTAGGACAAGATTCAGTTTTGAAGCTGCTATGTTAAGACTGGGTGGAAATGTCATAGGTTTCTCCGAACCCAATTCCAGCTCCGTGTCTAAAGGTGAAAGTATTGCAGATACTATAAGAACAGTTGCCTGCTATGCGGATATTGCAGTAATAAGGCACCCCAAGGAAGGTGCTCCTAAAATTGCTGCCATGAATACAACCATGCCGGTGATCAATGCCGGAGACGGAGGACATCAACATCCTACCCAAACCTTAACAGACCTATTAACCATACGTAACATAAAAGGCGGACTTACCAATTTAACCATCGGTGTATGCGGTGACTTAAAATTTGGGAGGACTGTTCATTCTTTGATAAAAGCCATGTGTAGGTATGAAAACATAAAGTTTGTTTTAATCTCACCAGAAGAATTAAAGGTACCCAACTATATCCTCAGTGAAGTTTTGAAAAAAAATAATATTGAATATAAAGAAACTGTCACCATGGAAGAAGTGCTTGGAGAGTTGGATGTGTTGTATATGACAAGAGTTCAGAGAGAACGCTTCTTTAATGAAGAAGACTATGTGAGGCTTAAAGATAGCTATATTCTAGATAAGGACAAGTTAAAGTATGCAAAGGAAGATATGATAGTCCTGCATCCGCTGCCGAGAGTTAATGAAATCGCCTATGAAGTGGACAATGACCCTAGGGCTTGTTATTTTAAACAGGCTCAGTACGGCATGTATGTAAGAATGGCACTGATAAGCAAACTTTTAGGAGTAAGGTAG